One segment of Phaeacidiphilus oryzae TH49 DNA contains the following:
- a CDS encoding ATP-dependent Clp protease ATP-binding subunit — translation MSIPSFGSLGGGPDPFSDLLNRFFGLNAASSPPAVQRVPIGRLLSENARELIGLATTRAEQDGSDDLDTEHLLWAATQVDPARSLMSRAGADPDRIRAQVEEALPTESANPSAEPGLTPAAKRVLISAHAISQASGVSYIGPEHILAALLQSSDSGAAKAMTAAGADLNLLGRDTEAAVRSDSPGAAGGGEQSDTPTLDEYGRDLTAEAKAGKLDPVVGRGEEIEQTVEILSRRSKNNPVLIGEPGVGKTAIVEGLAQRIVGGDVPGTLKDRRVVMLDLSGMVAGTKYRGEFEERMKKVIDEVRKASENTIIFIDELHTVVGAGAGGEGAMDAGNMLKPALARGELHVVGATTIDEYRKHIEKDPALERRFQPVLIAEPSVEETIEILEGLRDSYEAHHQVRYTDRALEAAAVLSDRYVSDRFLPDKAIDLVDQTGARVRLRNMGRSTGAQKIEDALAKLRREKEQAVAAEEYQRAEELKARIAEKETELAGVEERREGVMEVTEADIAEVLSRQTGIPVRQLTESEKDRLLKLEEALHDRVVGQDEAVVAISEAVRRHRAGMGDPERPTGSFLFLGPTGVGKTELAKALAELLFGDENKMIRFDMSEFQEKHTVSRLVGSPPGYVGYEEAGQLTEKVRRNPYSVVLFDEVEKAHPDVFNTLLQVLDDGRLTDAQGRTVDFRNTVLIMTSNIGSQRILANAGDVDSIRDQLMDDLHAQFRPEFLNRIDEVIIFHALQKADLGRIVDLLLAGSERKLKAQGVGLEVTEAAKDLLVSKGYQPEFGARPLRRTIQSELDNRVASLLLSGRVQPGDVVVADAQDGEIACSVSRPEATPAAA, via the coding sequence ATGAGCATTCCGTCCTTCGGCTCGCTCGGCGGCGGTCCGGACCCCTTCTCCGACCTTCTGAACCGGTTCTTCGGCCTGAACGCGGCCTCCTCGCCGCCGGCCGTCCAACGGGTGCCGATCGGCCGGCTGCTCTCCGAGAACGCCCGCGAGCTGATCGGCCTCGCCACCACCCGCGCGGAACAGGACGGAAGCGACGACCTGGACACCGAGCACCTGCTCTGGGCGGCCACCCAGGTCGACCCGGCCCGCAGCCTGATGTCCCGGGCCGGGGCCGACCCGGACCGGATCCGGGCGCAGGTGGAGGAGGCGCTGCCGACGGAGAGCGCGAACCCCTCGGCGGAACCGGGCCTGACCCCGGCGGCCAAGCGGGTGCTGATCTCGGCCCATGCGATCTCGCAGGCGTCCGGGGTCTCCTACATCGGCCCCGAGCACATCCTCGCGGCCCTCCTCCAGTCCTCGGACTCCGGCGCCGCCAAGGCGATGACCGCGGCCGGGGCGGACCTGAACCTCCTCGGCCGGGACACCGAGGCGGCCGTCCGCTCCGACTCCCCGGGCGCCGCCGGCGGCGGCGAGCAGAGCGACACACCGACCCTGGACGAGTACGGGCGGGACCTCACCGCCGAGGCCAAGGCCGGGAAGCTGGACCCGGTGGTGGGCCGGGGCGAGGAGATCGAGCAGACCGTGGAGATCCTCTCCCGGCGGTCCAAGAACAACCCGGTGCTGATCGGCGAGCCGGGCGTGGGCAAGACGGCGATCGTGGAGGGGCTGGCCCAGCGGATCGTCGGGGGCGACGTGCCGGGCACCCTGAAGGACCGCCGGGTGGTGATGCTCGACCTCTCCGGGATGGTGGCCGGGACGAAGTACCGGGGCGAGTTCGAGGAGCGGATGAAGAAGGTGATCGACGAGGTCAGGAAGGCCTCGGAGAACACGATCATCTTCATCGACGAGCTGCACACCGTGGTCGGCGCGGGCGCCGGCGGCGAGGGCGCGATGGACGCCGGCAACATGCTGAAGCCGGCGCTGGCCCGGGGCGAGCTGCATGTGGTCGGGGCGACCACCATCGACGAGTACCGCAAGCACATCGAGAAGGACCCGGCGCTTGAGCGCCGCTTCCAGCCGGTGCTGATCGCCGAGCCCTCGGTGGAGGAGACCATCGAGATCCTGGAGGGCCTGCGCGACTCCTACGAGGCCCACCACCAGGTGCGGTACACCGACAGGGCGCTGGAGGCCGCCGCGGTCCTCTCCGACCGCTACGTCTCGGACCGCTTCCTGCCGGACAAGGCGATCGACCTGGTCGACCAGACCGGCGCCCGGGTGCGGCTGCGGAACATGGGCCGCTCCACCGGAGCGCAGAAGATCGAGGACGCGCTGGCCAAGCTGCGGCGGGAGAAGGAGCAGGCGGTAGCCGCCGAGGAGTACCAGAGGGCGGAGGAGCTGAAGGCCCGGATCGCCGAGAAGGAGACCGAGCTGGCGGGGGTGGAGGAGCGCCGCGAGGGGGTCATGGAGGTCACCGAGGCGGACATCGCCGAGGTGCTCTCCCGTCAGACCGGCATTCCCGTACGGCAGTTGACGGAGAGCGAGAAGGACCGGCTGCTCAAGCTGGAGGAGGCGCTGCACGACCGGGTGGTCGGGCAGGACGAGGCGGTGGTCGCCATCTCGGAGGCGGTGCGGAGGCACCGGGCGGGGATGGGCGACCCGGAGCGGCCGACCGGCTCCTTCCTCTTCCTCGGCCCGACGGGCGTGGGCAAGACCGAGCTGGCCAAGGCGCTGGCGGAGCTGCTGTTCGGCGACGAGAACAAGATGATCCGCTTCGACATGAGCGAGTTCCAGGAGAAGCACACGGTCTCCCGGCTGGTCGGCTCGCCGCCTGGATACGTGGGTTACGAGGAGGCCGGGCAGCTCACCGAGAAGGTGCGGCGGAACCCGTACAGCGTGGTGCTCTTCGACGAGGTGGAGAAGGCGCATCCGGACGTCTTCAACACGCTGCTGCAGGTGCTGGACGACGGGCGGCTGACGGACGCGCAGGGGCGGACGGTGGACTTCCGGAACACCGTGCTGATCATGACGAGCAATATCGGCTCGCAGCGGATCCTGGCCAACGCGGGCGATGTGGACTCGATCCGGGACCAGCTGATGGACGATCTCCACGCGCAGTTCCGGCCGGAGTTCCTCAACCGGATCGACGAGGTGATCATCTTCCATGCGCTGCAGAAGGCGGATCTGGGGCGGATCGTCGATCTGCTGCTGGCCGGCAGCGAGCGGAAGCTGAAGGCGCAGGGGGTCGGCCTCGAGGTCACCGAGGCGGCGAAGGACCTGCTGGTCAGCAAGGGGTACCAGCCGGAGTTCGGGGCGCGGCCGCTGCGCCGGACGATCCAGTCCGAGCTGGACAACCGGGTGGCCTCACTGCTGCTGAGCGGGCGGGTGCAGCCGGGTGACGTCGTCGTGGCCGACGCGCAGGACGGCGAGATCGCCTGCTCGGTCTCCCGCCCGGAGGCTACGCCGGCGGCGGCGTAG
- a CDS encoding HAD family hydrolase, translated as MTPAAPSARPYDLVATDLDGTLLRSDDTVSERTRAALDRAAAAGAAHIVVTGRAAPWTRPILDAIGYTGIAVCGQGAQVYDAGAHKLITSVTLDRQLAAIALAKIEAEIGAVAVAASRDGVDGEVVFGPGYRVQEGLPAVHVADQTALFEAPLNKMYIQHPELTDDQLAEVARQVAGSLVGVTMAGEGIVELLPLGLSKATGLSLAARRLGVTRERTIAFGDMPNDVPMFGWAGYGVAMSNAHPELKAVADEITLSHDEDGVAAVLERVFP; from the coding sequence GTGACCCCCGCCGCGCCTTCCGCTCGTCCGTACGACCTGGTCGCCACCGATCTCGACGGCACGCTGCTGCGCTCGGACGACACCGTCTCCGAGCGCACCCGGGCCGCGCTGGACCGGGCGGCGGCGGCCGGGGCCGCGCACATCGTGGTCACCGGGCGCGCGGCGCCGTGGACCCGGCCGATCCTGGACGCCATCGGGTACACCGGGATAGCGGTCTGCGGCCAGGGCGCGCAGGTCTACGACGCCGGGGCGCACAAGCTGATCACCTCGGTCACCCTGGACCGGCAGCTGGCCGCGATCGCGCTGGCCAAGATCGAGGCGGAGATCGGCGCCGTGGCCGTGGCCGCCAGCCGGGACGGGGTGGACGGCGAGGTCGTCTTCGGGCCCGGCTACCGCGTGCAGGAGGGCCTGCCGGCGGTGCATGTGGCCGACCAGACGGCGCTCTTCGAGGCGCCGCTGAACAAGATGTACATCCAGCACCCTGAGCTGACCGACGACCAGCTGGCGGAGGTCGCCCGGCAGGTCGCGGGGAGCCTGGTCGGGGTGACGATGGCCGGCGAGGGGATCGTCGAGCTGCTGCCGCTCGGACTCTCCAAGGCGACCGGCCTCTCGCTGGCCGCGCGGCGGCTGGGGGTCACCAGGGAGCGGACCATCGCCTTCGGCGACATGCCGAACGATGTGCCGATGTTCGGGTGGGCGGGGTACGGGGTGGCGATGTCCAACGCGCATCCCGAGCTGAAGGCCGTCGCCGACGAGATCACCCTCTCCCACGACGAGGACGGCGTCGCCGCGGTCCTGGAACGCGTCTTCCCCTGA
- a CDS encoding SDR family oxidoreductase yields the protein MIKGVAVVTGAGSGIGRAAALALAEDGWRVALAGRRAEPLEETARLVGDEERALAVPTDVTDPDSVAALFDTVADRWSRVDLLFNNAGVGAFALPVDELPYEQWRRAVDTNLNGSFLCAQAAFRQMKRQDPPGGRIINNGSISAHVPRPHSAPYTATKHAVTGLTKALALDGRAHGIAVGQIDVGNAATEMTERMAAGVLQADGRTAAEPVMDVADVARTVVHMASLPLAANIPFVTVMATAMPYLGRG from the coding sequence ATGATCAAGGGTGTAGCTGTGGTGACCGGAGCGGGCTCCGGGATCGGGCGGGCGGCGGCGCTCGCGCTCGCGGAGGACGGGTGGCGGGTCGCCCTCGCCGGGCGGCGGGCGGAGCCGCTGGAGGAGACCGCCCGGCTGGTCGGGGACGAGGAGCGGGCGCTCGCCGTACCGACGGACGTGACGGACCCGGACTCCGTCGCCGCGCTCTTCGACACCGTCGCGGACCGCTGGTCGCGGGTGGACCTGCTGTTCAACAACGCCGGCGTCGGCGCCTTCGCCCTCCCGGTGGACGAGCTCCCGTACGAGCAGTGGCGGCGGGCCGTGGACACCAACCTCAACGGCTCCTTCCTCTGCGCCCAGGCCGCCTTCCGGCAGATGAAGCGGCAGGACCCGCCCGGCGGCCGGATCATCAACAACGGCTCGATCTCCGCCCATGTCCCGCGCCCCCACTCGGCCCCCTACACCGCGACCAAACACGCGGTCACCGGGCTGACCAAGGCCCTCGCCCTGGACGGCCGCGCGCACGGCATCGCCGTCGGCCAGATCGACGTGGGGAACGCGGCCACCGAGATGACCGAGCGGATGGCGGCCGGCGTCCTCCAGGCGGACGGCCGGACCGCCGCCGAGCCGGTGATGGACGTCGCGGACGTGGCCCGCACGGTGGTGCACATGGCCTCGCTGCCGCTGGCGGCGAACATCCCCTTCGTGACGGTGATGGCCACCGCGATGCCGTACCTCGGGCGCGGCTGA